A portion of the Ascaphus truei isolate aAscTru1 chromosome 14, aAscTru1.hap1, whole genome shotgun sequence genome contains these proteins:
- the GNG3 gene encoding guanine nucleotide-binding protein G(I)/G(S)/G(O) subunit gamma-3 yields the protein MKGDTPVNNTLSIGEARKLVEQLKIEASMCRIKVSKAAADLMTFCDAHACEDPLITPVPTSENPFREKKFFCALL from the exons ATGAAAGGAGATACGCCAGTGAACAACACACTGAGTATCGGAGAGGCCAGGAAACTGGTGGAGCAGCTAAAGATTGAGGCATCTATGTGTCGTATTAAG GTTTCTAAAGCAGCTGCGGACCTCATGACATTCTGTGACGCGCACGCCTGTGAGGATCCTCTCATCACCCCGGTCCCCACCTCTGAAAACCCCTTCAGAGAAAAGAAGTTCTTCTGCGCCCTCCTCTGA